One Actinomycetes bacterium genomic window, TGCCCCTCAGACTTCCCGGGTGCCACTGAATCACCCACCCCGGGCTGCTCATATCGACGCTAGTGGACCTCGTTCACTCCCAGCCATCGCGCGACCTGTGACTCGCGTCCCTACCTGACACACGTGTCAGGAACCGTTGTAGCGTTCGGCCATGGCAGAGATGCGAGAGGCCGTGATCGTCGACACACTGCGCACGCCCATCGGGCGGCGCAAGGGCCAGTTGGCTGGTTGGCACCCCACCGATCTGCTCGCACACGCATTGCTGGCCCTGGTAGAGCGCACGGGTGTCGATCCGGAGCGGGTCGATGACGTGGTCGGCGGCTGTGTGACCCAGGTGGGAGAACAGTCCACGAACGCTATCCGCAACTCCTGGGTGGCAGCAGGCCTGCCGCAGTCGGTGGCCGGTACCACGGTGGATCGCCAGTGCGGCAGCTCCCAGCAGGCCGTGCACTTCGCGGCACAAGGGGTGATCGCCGGTGGATACGACGTCGCGATCGCCTGCGGTGTCGAGTCGATGACGCGCGCCCCGATGGCCTCCAACGCATCCGGCGGCACAGGGCCGTTCAGCCCGGCCTACCTCGAGGCGATCGACAGCCGGCTCATGGTGCAGTTCGAGATCGCCCAGATCCTTGCCGACAGGTGGGGCGTGACCCGCGACGAGATGGACTCCCTGGCCGCGGAGTCACACCGCCGAGCGCAGGCCGCCACCACGTCGGGAGCGTTCGACTCCGAGATCGTTCCGACCCCGGTGAGGGACGACGACGGCAACGAGACGGGCGAGATGATGACCGTCGACGAGGGGATACGTCCTGAGACCACGGTGGAGGTACTTGCCGGACTTGCCTCGGCTGCCAAATGGGACCCGTCGATCGCGCCCGACATCACGCCGGGCAACTCGTCGCAGACCTCTGACGGCGCGGCAGCCATGTTGATCGCCGAACGTTCTGTCGCCGAGCGGTTGGGCTTGCCCTACCGGGCGGTTGTCCGTCACTTCGCGGTCGGCGGCGACGACGCGATCCTGGTGCTGTCGGCCCCCAATCCGGTCACCCGGAAGCTCCTCGATCGCTCAGGGCTGTCCATCGACGACTTCGACGTAATCGAGTGCAACGAGGCCTTC contains:
- a CDS encoding acetyl-CoA C-acyltransferase, whose protein sequence is MREAVIVDTLRTPIGRRKGQLAGWHPTDLLAHALLALVERTGVDPERVDDVVGGCVTQVGEQSTNAIRNSWVAAGLPQSVAGTTVDRQCGSSQQAVHFAAQGVIAGGYDVAIACGVESMTRAPMASNASGGTGPFSPAYLEAIDSRLMVQFEIAQILADRWGVTRDEMDSLAAESHRRAQAATTSGAFDSEIVPTPVRDDDGNETGEMMTVDEGIRPETTVEVLAGLASAAKWDPSIAPDITPGNSSQTSDGAAAMLIAERSVAERLGLPYRAVVRHFAVGGDDAILVLSAPNPVTRKLLDRSGLSIDDFDVIECNEAFAAIALMWAKEFLPDGDYSRYNPRGGAIALGHPLGASGVRIMTTLLNELEATGGRLGLQTMCEGGGMANATVIERVV